A genomic stretch from bacterium includes:
- the rpiA gene encoding ribose-5-phosphate isomerase RpiA, whose product MPSNDPTTPTGAAQAALDFVEAGMTLGLGTGRAASAFVEALGDRVAEGLEITGVPTSEATEQLARELSIPLTTLEAAGRLDITFDGADEVDDALDLIKGYGAAMVREKVVAASSDRLVILVGPEKLVSSIGERGRLPIEVLPFGEALVRRELAAMGLDATLREARDGETLVTDNGNWVLDAKLSVPLDAAALEQTIVALPGVLGTGFFLGMADAVLVGSGEDVEIRRRC is encoded by the coding sequence ATGCCCAGCAACGACCCCACGACTCCGACGGGCGCCGCACAGGCGGCGCTCGACTTCGTCGAGGCCGGCATGACCCTCGGCCTCGGAACCGGACGCGCCGCTTCGGCCTTCGTCGAAGCCCTGGGCGACCGCGTTGCCGAAGGGCTGGAGATCACCGGCGTCCCGACCAGCGAAGCCACCGAACAGCTCGCCCGCGAGCTGAGCATTCCGCTCACGACCCTCGAAGCCGCCGGCCGCCTCGACATCACCTTCGACGGCGCCGACGAGGTCGACGACGCGCTCGACCTGATCAAGGGCTACGGCGCGGCGATGGTCCGCGAGAAGGTGGTGGCCGCGAGCTCCGACCGGCTCGTGATCCTGGTCGGGCCCGAGAAGCTCGTCTCCTCGATCGGCGAGCGAGGTCGTCTGCCGATCGAGGTCCTGCCCTTCGGCGAGGCCCTCGTCCGACGCGAACTCGCGGCAATGGGTCTCGACGCGACCCTTCGCGAAGCGCGCGACGGCGAGACGCTCGTCACCGACAACGGGAACTGGGTCCTCGACGCGAAGCTCTCCGTTCCCCTCGACGCCGCGGCCCTCGAACAGACGATCGTCGCTCTGCCGGGCGTCCTCGGGACGGGCTTCTTCCTGGGCATGGCGGACGCCGTCCTGGTCGGCAGCGGCGAGGACGTGGAGATCCGGCGCCGGTGCTGA